In Trichomycterus rosablanca isolate fTriRos1 chromosome 2, fTriRos1.hap1, whole genome shotgun sequence, the genomic window AATACTTCTGCTTTGTTACTACAGGTCACATAGGTTGTGCTCAGTTTCCTTCTTATATACATTTGACAAAGTAGgacatatacacatactgttTATACTctattcgtgtgtgtgtgtgtgtgtgtgtgtgaagtgaaaCTAAGCATTTATTTGGGTGTACCAACTGCTTGGTATTCTGCTGCTCCTGTTCTCCTAAGTTGTCCTGTTAGCAGGGGTGCAGGGTATTGTCACTTAACTCCTCAGGACAAAAGCAGTTCTGTGAAGCCTCTCTCtccgtctgtctctctctctctgtgtttctcACTTCTCTCCGTCTTCTCGCTCGGCCCCTGCCTGAAAACCTGTCGGCATGGAAACCACAGGAACCCCGGGCACCACACTGTAGGACCTTTCACCAGATGGAgtgagacagaaagaaagaaggaaacagGGAAAGTGGAAAGGAACTTGAAAagaggaaaaacatacagagaatgAGGAAAGGAGTCTTTGGAGTTAAAAAGGGAATCTGGGAAAGAGGTGGAGGGTGAAGGCGGAGAAGAGACGGCATGAAAGAAAGGAAGTTTTCGCATTGTAGACCGAGCGGTGAATAGCTGGGACTGAATTGGTCTGAGCCAGCGAGTAAAATGGAGAGCGTACGAGAGATCCTCTCATCGAAATTCTGCTGATTAGGTCACGTCTGAGTCGTCTTATAGCCAGACAGTGCAGTTCAGAGAGGAAATCCACCCTAGAATCCTGTAATAACCTCATACAGCGCAGGAGTGAATGTGATCTCTCGCATTCACATTCCTCTTATGTTCTTACTTTTCTTAACATTTTGCTTTCGCCATGAGATGTACCTTTGTGggtattttttctctttttacgGATTCACACATGCAGACCATAGCATTAGCACTGTAGCTATATTTCTTTTGgtaaacttaaaaatataacCATAGTTTCGTCATTAGACCAGTTATTATGAACAGCTATTTCAAACCTTTTACACggtttacattatttaatagtGCTCATGGAAACACTTGAGATGCTCGAGTTACTGTTTAGAATGACAAACCTTCAACACATCGTTCTTGGTTTCAGACCAGTGGCATATTGGTACTAGAATCGAGAACTGGCAGCATATTGGTGCTGACCGAGAACTGACTCTTTGTGGTGGAAAGACACAGTGAAAGATTATTTGGTGCAAATCGATCATAGAGCATATCCCTTCTCCTGTGTCCAGGATTCGAGGGCAGACTCTGCGAGAGTAACATTGATAACTGCCAGCCTGACCCATGCCACCACGGCACCTGCATAGACGGCATTGCCAGCTACACCTGTAACTGCGTGCCAGGCTATACAGGCTACCGCTGCGAAAACCAACTCAACGAGTGCCACAGTAACCCATGCCAGAATGGGGGCAAGTGTGTGGACCTGGTTAACAAATACATCTGCCAGTGTCAACATGGCACATCAGGTAAGTGAAGAGTCAGCAATTGTAGCCATTGACTTTAATGGGTGATAAATAGTCCTAATTAGCATGGTGTTGTTTAAACAGGGACCAACTGTGAGATCAACTTCGACGACTGTGCCAGCAACCCTTGTGACTATGGCATCTGCAAGGATGGAATCAACCGGTATGACTGTGTGTGCAAGCCTGGCTTCACTGGTAAGACTGAGAATATCTTCACAAGTGTCAGATTAGTTCTTTGAAATGCAGGGCAATCTGACACCATCGCTTTGTGTTCGTTACCCTCAGGCCCCAAGTGTAACGTGGAGATGGACGAGTGCTCGTCAAACCCCTGCCGAAACGGAGGCACCTGTATAGACGAGGAGAACGGTTTCCGCTGCCTGTGCCCACCTGGCTTCCATGAACCGTACTGCTATTCTCATGTGGATGTGTGCAGTAACAGCCCATGTGTACATGGCGCCTGCAGAGAGGATCCCAACGGGTACGTATTTAACCAGAGCTTGCACACTAAACACAAGGGGTTTACCACTGCACATGTTAGCATCCTCTCTAGTGTAGCACTAGCTTTTTAAGATTGAGTTATAATGTGCTATGTAAACACAGCTGAGATCTCTAGCATTACAGTTTTAAGCTCTGAAATCTCAGCTTTACTGTCaaattggctgtgtttgagggaggagATGGTTGAAAGGGtttctcattactgctgcaattatggtTAAAGGTTTGggcttgtatttattaaaaatatgttgCACAAGCGGATGGCATAGTGATCTATTAGTTACGGCCATACGgtcggtcgggcatctacacagacattattggctgtgtctgtggggtATTaactgaagccctgcaatggtttagtgccctgtccaggatatggCCTTGCATGACCAGTGTTGCCATGACCctgaatttaataaattaaatgaatatgCTGTATGTGagctaataaataatgataatagatCACTTGTTTGCATTGTtgttttaatatattgtttaaaatgttattatttttaagaaaacagtTCGCTTTACTCTGATGCTTAAGGTTTCCTTTTATTACACAGCTATAGGTGTGATTGTGAACCAGGCTGGGTTGGGAAGAACTGTGATCTAGATCGTAATGACTGCCTGCCCAGTCCCTGCCAGAATGCCGGCACCTGTATTGACCAGCTGAACGGCTTCACCTGCAAATGTCGCCAGGGTTTTAGAGGTATGTGTGGCATCTTTCTTCAAATACGTCACTTTACTAGAGACAAATCACTTCACGATCATTTCATTGTCATTGTTTCCATAATGTATTCACTAGTTCAGTCTGTCTCAGTTGGAAAATTAGCATTGAGATGTATACGTGTATGAATTGAAAGGCAGCCGGAGTTATGAATACAAAAATCCCCTACGGATTCCGTGTGAATCCCATTTGTATTATTAGTGTTGAAGGATTAAAATGTCCGCTGTCACAGCTCTAAAGAACTGGATCATACCACCACCTGCTGGTGAGATTCAGTTCCTCACTTCTAACAACTTGATTATTCCAGTTTTCAGTCACACAGCATTCTGCAGTCTTAATTAGAACTAgaccattattttaaaatgtccaATAAAGGCATTTGGATTTCTTTTAGTTCATAAAGTTAACATTAAGCATGGATCATCTATTGATGccgaaaaaaaattatatttaactgCATCAGCATATGTGAATTCAGAACAAGGCTGCGATAACAATCACATGATCATCCCCAGAattcagatatgctcaaaatcGCCCTCACatttactaatgtaaaatattaatacacATATTGCACTCATTACCTTTGCATAATATTAGGATTAGTCTGTGTTCCCATTAGTTGTTGATTTGGCAGGCACCAAATTAATCCCGAAGGCACCCCCCcgccttcgggattaataaagtatctatctatctatctatctatctatctatctatctatctatctatctatctatctatctatctatctatctatctatctatctaaccctGTGCACACAAGGTGTATATGTTGCTTTTCGATAGAATTTCAGCATATAGATGCTTTATATACATAGAGTTTCTCTTATTATATTAATCAAGTGCATGAAAACACACTTAAATGGCACTTTTTGCAGGTTATGTTGTACCCTAAAGGCAATAATTTACTAACTTAAACTCTTTTCAATAGGAAACCTATGTCAGGAGAACATAAACGAGTGTGCATCCAGTCCCTGTCGTAATCACGGCACCTGCGTGGATGGAGTGGCCAGTTTCACCTGTCTATGTGAGTCTCCATACAGCGGACCCACCTGCGACGAAGAGCCCTGCTCTCCCAACccctgtgccaacaatgctcaATGCATCCACACACCTGACTATGTGGGATACAAGTGCACCTGCCCAACTGGATGGCAGGGTGAGTCTTacgtataaataaaaaactgaaatgcaCGTGACAGATGGTTTTTGCGTAAACAAATGGGACTgactgtttgtgtttttgtttccaCAGGTCAGCTGTGTAACATTGATGTGAATGAGTGCACATCTAACCCATGCAAGAACCGCGGGACTTGCACGAACACCCTCGGAGGCTACGTGTGCTCCTGCCGCAGTGGCTACTCTGGGCCAAACTGTGAAACCGACATTAACGATTGTGTCCCCAGTGAGTAGCTACTCTGTTACAGGCCAGACAAAGACATGGCCAATATCGGATATGTATTACACAAAATCTGCCATGAGCTATTGCCCCTCATTGTAACAACTCCCTCTCTACATCCACAGATCCATGTCTGAGTGGCGGCTCATGTGTGGACGGTGTTAACACCTTCTATTGCACCTGCCTGCCCGGGTTCACAGGGCCTCGATGCGCCATCGAGGTGAACGAATGTCAGAGCTCCCCCTGCAAGAACGGAGGCACCTGCACCGACTATGTCAACAGCTACACCTGCACTTGCAAACCAGGCTACACCGGCCTGCACTGCGAGACCAACATACCCGACTGCACAGAAAGGTGACAGATGACTTTAAATCCCAGTCtcagaaaagcatgaataaataaatacgtttaATTCCTTGGTAATGATATGAAACTTGAAAAAGTAAAGCAGTGTTCCAATGCTGACCATTCGTTTTTGGTTTGTCTCGCAGCTCCTGCTTTAATGGTGGAACCTGTGTGGACAAGATCAACGGCTTCTCTTGCACATGCCGCCCCGGCTTCACCGGTGACCACTGCCAGTACGAGGTTAACGAATGCGACTCGCAGCCCTGCCTCAACGGAGGAGTGTGTCACGACGGTGTGAAGTCGTTCCGCTGCTCCTGCCCCAAAGGCTACACTGGCAATCGCTGCCAGGTACACAAACCTGCAAATATCCGATGAAACAATTATGAATGAATGCTGCTGATATAGCATGTTCCCTTTTCTAGAATGTATTATGTTTTAAGTTGCAAACTTAAATCTGAAAATGACTGTGTTGTTGTGCAGATGCCTATGGACTGGTGTAGACGCTCAAACCCGTGCCAGAACAGCGGCCGCTGCAGGCCAAAGGACGGCTCTTTCACCTGTGACTGCTTGGGCAGCTGGTCGGGACGCTACTGTGACATTCCAGGAGTTTCCTGTGAAGTGGCAGCCATTCAGAGAGGTATGTGAAATCTCAGATTTCTAAGTTTTGCTTGGTGTCCACTGTGTTGTGATAACTACTTGCTACTCTAATGTGCTGTTTTCTCTGCTGTCTAATGTTACAGGTCTTCAGACAGATGAGCTTTGTCATCATGGTGGTCACTGCGTTAACACGGGAAACTCTCACTTCTGCAAGTGCCCTGTTGATTACACAGGCAGCTACTGTGAGAGTCAGGTGGATCTCTGTGAAGACAAACCTTGCCTCAATGGTGCAGCTTGCAGAGGCTACGTAGGAGGATACACATGTGATGTGAGTGGTTGTACAATTTGTTTTATATGCCTGTTCGAAAAGTTTGCTGTTGTTAATGATGTTGTGTTTTTTAGTGTTTGCCAGGGTATGAAGGGCAGAACTGCGAGAGGGAGGTCAATGAGTGCCGCTCTCACCCGTGTCAGAACGGAGGCACTTGTATTGATATGGTGGGCCACTACATCTGCTCATGCCCTCCTGGCACACTGGGTAGGTTTTTTAGCTTGATTGCCACATCAGCTCTTCCAATGCATGACGCTTGTATTATTTTCCTAATatttttaccaaatttctcCATAGGCGTCCTTTGCGAGATAAATGAGGATGACTGTGCTACACCGACCTGGCCTCGTGGCATGCCAAAGTGCCAGAATAACGGTACCTGTGTAGACCGGGTGGGTGGATACCACTGCAACTGTCCTCCTGGCTTCACCGGAGAGCGCTGTGAGGGCGACATAAACGAGTGCCACTCAAACCCCTGCAATCCGGCCAATAGTTTCGACTGCATTCAGCTGCCCAACGACTACCAGTGTGTCTGCAAGCCTGGCTTCACTGGTGAGTAAATAATCAATTTACTTTTGAatgtatgttttgtgtgtgtgtatatccaCCTAGTCTGATcactatgtatgtgtgtgtatgtttgagcAGGGCGTGGTTGTCAAAACCGCTTCAGTACGTGCGAGTCTCAGCCATGTAAGAACAACGGAGCATGCTCAGTGTCCAGTAATTCTCCAGTGGGATACATCTGCACTTGTCAGCTAGTGAGTAGGCTTCCCTACCTTCCCTACATTTACACTAATCCAATCGAGCACCTGATAAATCAAGCCGTCTTTCTCTGTTTCAGGGCTATACTGGGTTAAACTGTGAGCGCAGCATGTCATGCCGTGAGCTCTCCTGCTACAACGGCGGCAGTTGCAGTCTGACACCCCGTGGTGCCCGCTGCACGTGTCCGCAGGGCTACGCGGGTCCACAGTGCCAACACCGCTCTAACGAGAGCTGTGCGTCCAAGCCTTGCCGTAACGGTGGTACGTGCACAGAGGAGGTCTCACACCCCTACTTCAGCTGCCAGTGCATGCCTGGCTGGCGTGGAAAACGCTGCGAGCAGGAGTCACGCAGACTCGAGGTCCCGGCACCCATCTGCCCAAATCCCGACTGCCACGGCAAGGCCAACGATGGCGTATGTGACAAGAAGTGCAACACGTTCGCGTGCCGCTGGGATGGAGGGGACTGCTCGCTTGCCGTAAACCCGTGGGCTCACTGTACTGACCCACGCTGCTGGCGCGTCTTCAACAACAGCCTGTGCGATGAGACGTGCAACAATGCTGAATGCCTGTACGACAACTTCGACTGCCGGAGCAAAGAGAAAGTTTGCAAGTAAGAGAGCAGTTTTATATTTTCTCCCCTTACAAttagctacatgttccaaaacAAATCTGACAGCCAGTGTAAACAGACAATAAACTGTACTATTTTTAGCCATGATCAGCACTAATGCCCAGCACTAATGTAATGCCAACAAATGCTAGTAGTAAAGTATAATAGACTTACTAGCATTAGgaatttaaaagtatttaaatacaAAGGAATGGAAAATGAAATAGTTGGAAAAGTAGTTTATGTTTAACCTGAACCATTTTTTGGACAACATTATTTGTGATATTTAGCCCTGTACAAATCTATATTCATAGACAACAATTTCTATACAACTACCAAATTAgcattatttttttctaatatAACAATTGACTAATAGATGTCCAAAATGAAAAAGTCACGTTTGCTCTATCCTCATTTCAGTCCTATCTACGAGACGTACTGCATGGACCACTACGCAGACGGCCGCTGCGATCAGGGCTGTAACAACGAGGAGTGTGGCTGGGACGGACTGGACTGTGCCAAGACCGTTCCAGAAGACCTGGCGGACGGTGTGCTGGTCATTGTGGTGCTGCTGCCGCCCGATGAGCTGTTGCGCACGGGCACGGCCTTCCTGCAGAAGCTCAGCAGCATCCTGCGCACATCCCTGCGCTTCCGCCTCGACCACAACGGAGACGCCATGATCCGGCCCTATACCCGACGCGAGGCGCGTCTGAAACGAGAGCTCCAGCCTCATAACGAGGTCATTGGGTGAGTTCCTCTGTCCAGTCCAGGAGACACTGAAAATACAAGGGTGTGgttgttttgttgatttttttgtaGTTCCTTTGACtaagtgtgattttttttttgtgcaggTCCATCGTGTATTTAGAGATTGATAATCGGCTCTGCACACAGGACTCTGATAATTGTTTCCCCTCTGCTGAGAATGCTGCAGATTATCTGGGGGCTCTCTCTGCTCAGGAGATGCTGCGTTTCCCATATCCGCTGAAAGAAGTCCGCAGTAAGTGTTCcttttaaatagtaataaataaaagatgcaAAGTATTGTTAAGGTCACAAGAGATAactaaaaaattattattaaaaattgatcatgttttaaattgttttacctGCTGCACACACTTGGATTTCATTCTATTTTTCAACAGCTGAGGTATCTATTTGTTTCTGTGTAGCTACCCATATGTGCCATATGTGCTTTTTATCCCTGtctttcttgtttgtttgtatttaaatttttatttacatattcatCCAATTCCCTACCTACCTGCCTTGCTGTCTGATAACCCATCCGTATATATTCCACTTTTATTACCCTTACCCATGTACAACCTACGACATGTATGTTTTTGCTATGCAGCCTTACACACAAGTTAACATGGTAACATGTGTTGATGTGAAATGTAATTTGTCACACTGGTCACCAGCAGCAACTCATCCATGTGCATTTGTAAATCATTTGTTCGTAACCCTCCAGATGATAccatttgtatttgtgtatgtatctATGTACCTTTCTTATGTCTCTCGCTCAGGTGAGAAAATAGTGGACCCAAATGAGGTACCCGAATGGGGTAAACTGCTGCTGGTGGGCGTAGCAGCGCTCTTCCTAATGGTCATTATGGTGGTGGGCATGCTCATTGCACGCCGCAAACGTGAGCACAGCACCCTCTGGTTCCCTGAGGGCTTCTTCCTCAAGAAGGAAACCAGTAGCAATAAGAACCGCAGAGAGCCCGTGGGTCAGGATGCTCTGGGCATGAAGTGAGTGCTTGATACTTTCACTTGCTAGTTGGCTTTGCTGATGACATTGATATCAGATAAATGCTACAATTTGGGTGGTTAATCAATATAATTTTATCTTTTAGACACATGCCAAAGACAGTGGAAGAGTCTTTACTGGCAGACCATAGTGATCAGTGGATAGACACCGACTGTCCTGAGGCCAAGAGACTTAAGGTAATTAATTGCAGGTTttaattactacagtaaaagTAAGTTAGAGCTGATTATTCTCACAATTAAAACTGTACACGGGTtaagggttgcggtgggtccagcTTCTCTGtgaaacactgagcacaggGAGGGAACATCCTGGACAAAGCACTATTCCATCACATGGCTTTTGTCCACCTTCCTTTacacatagccaatcgtgtctgtgtagacgtcccggcagccaatagcaccactgagatttgaaccctggtctCAGCATTAGTAGGCCAGCGCACCACCATTACTAGACCATTGTGCCACTCAAGAACCTTATAAAAATATCATATAATGATATATTATAGAATGATTATATAAAGAATGATTATATAAAGAATGATATTgttaatggcaaaaaaaaagaatataaagtGATGATCAAGGGCGATAAACAGAAATGCAGGTTTCCATAACAACAGgtcatgtgtgtgtacactacAGGTGGAGGAGCCCAGTATCCTCTCAGACACTGAAGATGCTGTGGACAGCAGGCAGTGGACGCAGCATCACTTGGCAGCCGCAGATATTCGTATGCCCCCTTCCATGGCGCTAACACCTCCACAAGGCGAATTCGATGGAGACTGCATGGATGTCAATGTGCGCGGACCAGGTATGACCCgcatatatatttttctaaataaaaccAATAAAGAATTCatatcttttttatattttgagaTCTGAGCAGTGTGACTGAGTATTCTTTGTGCTGCTGTAGATGGGTTTACTCCACTGATGCTGGCCTCATTCTGCGGTGGAGGACTGGAGCCAGAGGTGGTCGAGGAGGAGGATCCTGAGGAGTCTACAGCCAACATCATATCAGACCTCATTTACCAAGGGGCATCTCTGGGTGCCCAGACAGATCGGACCGGAGAAACAGCCCTGCACCTTGCCGCCCGCTATGCACGTGCCGATGCTGCCAAGCGGCTGCTGGATGCTGGAGCTGATGCCAATGCACAGGACAATACGGGTCGCACACCACTACATGCAGCAGTAGCTGCTGATGCTCAGGGTGTCTTCCAGGTACATGATAGCACAGTATAATAAGACTTTACTTTAGCAGTTTTAGTCTTATCGTGTCTACAATACTATTCATGTAACTGTAGTTATTATAGTAGTTTTACCTCTTTAAAAGTGTATTTTGCAAGTAACACTACcatctttttttaaagattcTGATTAGAACACGAGCAACAGATCTGGACGCACGCATGTACGATGGCTCCACTGCTCTGATCCTGGCTGCTCGGTTGGCAGTAGAGGGCATGGTCGAGGAGCTCATCACCTGCCATGCTGATGTAAATGCGGTCGACGAGCTGGGTACGTTCACCTACATTTCAGTGCTCGCTGTAATTGCATTTTCTGCCCTTGATTGCTTTAATAGGGTCCGTTCCACGTTAGTTCAGAATGATGAACTACGTTTTGTATTTAATGGCATTCCATTCGCGTATTAGTTAGTTTTATCTATTCTACTATATAAGTACCACATATTGTGGAGTTTTACTTAATGAAACTAACATTAAGTCCATGTATCA contains:
- the notch3 gene encoding neurogenic locus notch homolog protein 3 is translated as MSANMGNYRICLILSVLGIVQMCEGLRCIDTHKPCENGGMCTDSRCMCRPGYIGPLCQHLDPCHRSPCFNGAACKSQVANGIPQYTCVCQRGFRGQDCSLVDACATSPCANGARCNNWNNHYNCSCPPSFQGKNCRNDIDECRKPGKCLNGGVCMNTHGSFRCECLNGYSGRTCEIPTQPCAPSQCLNGGTCHQTGDHTYECACLPGFKGVNCEVNVDDCPGHKCMNGGTCVDGVNTYNCQCPPEWTGQYCAEDVNECLMQPNACHNGGTCFNTIGGHTCVCVNGWTGNDCSENIDDCATAVCFNGATCHDRVASFFCECPVGKTGLLCHLDDACVSNPCNEGAVCDTNPLNGRAICTCPAGFIGGACNQDMDECSIGANPCEHFGKCVNTEGSFQCQCGRGYTGPRCEIDINECLSMPCQNDATCLDRIGQFTCICMPGYAGTHCEIDIDECESNPCVNDGICRDLVNGFTCTCQPGFSGTMCQIDIDECASTPCQNGAKCIDRPNGYECRCTEGFEGRLCESNIDNCQPDPCHHGTCIDGIASYTCNCVPGYTGYRCENQLNECHSNPCQNGGKCVDLVNKYICQCQHGTSGTNCEINFDDCASNPCDYGICKDGINRYDCVCKPGFTGPKCNVEMDECSSNPCRNGGTCIDEENGFRCLCPPGFHEPYCYSHVDVCSNSPCVHGACREDPNGYRCDCEPGWVGKNCDLDRNDCLPSPCQNAGTCIDQLNGFTCKCRQGFRGNLCQENINECASSPCRNHGTCVDGVASFTCLCESPYSGPTCDEEPCSPNPCANNAQCIHTPDYVGYKCTCPTGWQGQLCNIDVNECTSNPCKNRGTCTNTLGGYVCSCRSGYSGPNCETDINDCVPNPCLSGGSCVDGVNTFYCTCLPGFTGPRCAIEVNECQSSPCKNGGTCTDYVNSYTCTCKPGYTGLHCETNIPDCTESSCFNGGTCVDKINGFSCTCRPGFTGDHCQYEVNECDSQPCLNGGVCHDGVKSFRCSCPKGYTGNRCQMPMDWCRRSNPCQNSGRCRPKDGSFTCDCLGSWSGRYCDIPGVSCEVAAIQRGLQTDELCHHGGHCVNTGNSHFCKCPVDYTGSYCESQVDLCEDKPCLNGAACRGYVGGYTCDCLPGYEGQNCEREVNECRSHPCQNGGTCIDMVGHYICSCPPGTLGVLCEINEDDCATPTWPRGMPKCQNNGTCVDRVGGYHCNCPPGFTGERCEGDINECHSNPCNPANSFDCIQLPNDYQCVCKPGFTGRGCQNRFSTCESQPCKNNGACSVSSNSPVGYICTCQLGYTGLNCERSMSCRELSCYNGGSCSLTPRGARCTCPQGYAGPQCQHRSNESCASKPCRNGGTCTEEVSHPYFSCQCMPGWRGKRCEQESRRLEVPAPICPNPDCHGKANDGVCDKKCNTFACRWDGGDCSLAVNPWAHCTDPRCWRVFNNSLCDETCNNAECLYDNFDCRSKEKVCNPIYETYCMDHYADGRCDQGCNNEECGWDGLDCAKTVPEDLADGVLVIVVLLPPDELLRTGTAFLQKLSSILRTSLRFRLDHNGDAMIRPYTRREARLKRELQPHNEVIGSIVYLEIDNRLCTQDSDNCFPSAENAADYLGALSAQEMLRFPYPLKEVRSEKIVDPNEVPEWGKLLLVGVAALFLMVIMVVGMLIARRKREHSTLWFPEGFFLKKETSSNKNRREPVGQDALGMKHMPKTVEESLLADHSDQWIDTDCPEAKRLKVEEPSILSDTEDAVDSRQWTQHHLAAADIRMPPSMALTPPQGEFDGDCMDVNVRGPDGFTPLMLASFCGGGLEPEVVEEEDPEESTANIISDLIYQGASLGAQTDRTGETALHLAARYARADAAKRLLDAGADANAQDNTGRTPLHAAVAADAQGVFQILIRTRATDLDARMYDGSTALILAARLAVEGMVEELITCHADVNAVDELGKSALHWAAAVNNIEATVALLKNGANKDMQDLKEETPLFLAAREGSCEAVKVLLAHFANREITDHMDRLPRDIAQDRMHHDIVQILDEYNTVRSPQSHASAGHHLASGHALSPLMCPPGSFLPNLKNTPQSKKNRRAGSKGIGQHGSSLKDAAKARSKKLTLDMQSALLDSSVTLSPVDSLDSPRGGTSNAGYLTNPASPAAMPSPGIFHSVPTTPMVHSSMMDAGGPFAVSLAGLNELNQASHSYTLNPAQMGLSMGLISPVSVPFDWHSRAAQSTQCTQPMVSMVHPGTPGTMQPGAMLMHQQVFRSAQQTMLQPTPVTSTPTISPIKLPSIAEQQLHGHGMTNQQALARLGSSTPPTAQQPPQVFYQQQPSQPQQQPPQVTAVSQSQTTPPQVSQAPPVQASSSITTAGLEDYPTPPSQHSCTSNVDATPKHYLHVPSEHPYLTPSPESPEAWSSPSPHCVSDWSDSTPSPTVSGCTPAHTQIPHAPEANGKMQVFA